The following proteins are co-located in the Pontiella desulfatans genome:
- a CDS encoding tetratricopeptide repeat protein codes for MKRTLILAMAALLSTGALAQQTNTPSGLQLDSKTDEERIAFLLNVASAYFAEDDFDSAISAYERILEIDPMHQESRYIVGHVYINAKQYGKAEKILSELVKDYPEDFKLKNNLAWLYATAEDPSFRDGQKAIVLAQDAMVLAPDDHHVWSTLAEAYYITGQYEKAYRAIKQMASLAAAHGQGVTKEQVDNYNEQIRKCKRAWDTQKMIEGREDEEEEE; via the coding sequence ATGAAACGCACACTCATCCTCGCAATGGCGGCCCTGCTTTCCACCGGTGCCCTGGCCCAGCAAACCAATACGCCCTCGGGCCTCCAACTCGACAGCAAGACCGACGAGGAGCGCATTGCGTTCCTGCTCAACGTGGCATCCGCCTATTTCGCGGAGGACGATTTCGATTCGGCCATCAGCGCCTACGAGCGCATCCTGGAAATCGACCCGATGCATCAGGAGTCGCGCTACATCGTCGGCCACGTCTACATCAACGCCAAGCAATACGGCAAGGCGGAGAAAATCCTTTCGGAGCTGGTGAAGGATTACCCAGAAGACTTCAAGCTCAAGAACAACCTGGCCTGGCTCTACGCTACGGCCGAAGACCCCTCCTTCCGAGACGGGCAAAAGGCGATCGTCCTCGCCCAGGATGCCATGGTTCTTGCGCCGGACGACCACCACGTCTGGAGCACCTTGGCCGAAGCCTATTATATTACCGGCCAATACGAAAAGGCCTACCGCGCCATCAAGCAGATGGCCAGCCTGGCGGCGGCGCATGGACAGGGCGTCACCAAGGAGCAGGTCGATAACTACAACGAGCAGATCCGCAAGTGCAAACGCGCCTGGGATACGCAGAAGATGATCGAAGGCCGGGAAGACGAAGAGGAAGAAGAGTAG
- a CDS encoding CdaR family protein — MKNSFSRFWIQVNRDKWLILLCIGLAFFAWQGIRKTIGLELPVSNITVDVAVPEGWAVWEKSVHRVNIEFRGSREDFRYMNNEQLKVVVPVANPEHGKEMTIKLSEKFLKNPTGAKVVSFSPSEIVVRLDQESERSLPVKAAIEGSLPAGLEIERIVCTPASVSVAGARQVLDEMENIHTEPVDLKDRKGSFKESVPIALPQAGRMRVAPDWVSVEFFIEAHSSTETFEKIPVRTMCAPGEKRQISVQPLTVEIIVQGQQQKIEKLRASDIFAYVACHDLTESAGYDLPVEVDLPTGLQLVKTEPAVVHIEIGTTH, encoded by the coding sequence ATGAAGAATAGCTTCTCCAGATTCTGGATTCAGGTCAACCGCGACAAATGGCTGATCCTGCTTTGCATTGGGCTGGCCTTCTTTGCGTGGCAAGGCATCCGGAAAACCATCGGGCTGGAGCTGCCGGTCTCGAACATCACGGTCGATGTCGCTGTTCCGGAAGGCTGGGCGGTCTGGGAAAAATCGGTGCACCGCGTGAACATCGAGTTCCGTGGCTCGCGCGAGGATTTCCGCTATATGAACAACGAGCAGCTCAAGGTGGTCGTTCCCGTGGCCAACCCCGAGCACGGCAAGGAGATGACCATCAAGCTTTCGGAAAAATTCCTCAAGAACCCGACCGGCGCAAAAGTGGTCAGCTTCAGCCCGTCCGAAATCGTCGTACGGCTCGACCAGGAAAGCGAGCGGTCGTTGCCGGTCAAGGCAGCCATCGAGGGCTCGTTGCCGGCGGGACTTGAGATCGAACGGATTGTCTGTACGCCGGCATCGGTCAGCGTGGCGGGCGCACGCCAAGTGCTGGATGAAATGGAAAACATCCACACCGAACCGGTTGACCTGAAGGATCGCAAGGGTTCGTTCAAGGAGAGCGTACCGATCGCCCTGCCCCAGGCGGGACGCATGCGGGTCGCGCCCGACTGGGTCTCCGTCGAATTTTTCATCGAAGCCCACTCCAGCACGGAAACCTTCGAAAAGATTCCGGTCAGAACCATGTGCGCCCCGGGCGAAAAACGCCAAATCAGCGTACAACCCCTAACGGTGGAAATCATCGTGCAAGGCCAGCAGCAGAAGATCGAGAAACTGCGGGCCTCGGATATTTTTGCCTATGTCGCCTGCCACGACCTGACGGAAAGCGCGGGCTACGACCTGCCGGTGGAGGTCGACCTTCCCACCGGCCTGCAACTCGTCAAAACCGAACCCGCCGTAGTCCATATTGAGATCGGCACGACCCATTAG
- the cdaA gene encoding diadenylate cyclase CdaA has protein sequence MQEWKEAFEVPNTLGWIEIFILAGLLYFVFRLFQGTRGASILSGLIVLFGILSAVTSLSHLDVLNWILSKLMLYITLAIMVIFQPEIRRVLARLGRQPWRNNGMASQKSLVEPILQTVKLLSKRKIGALIAIEREIGTRAIQDTGTRMNSAVSSELLATIFFPHTPLHDGGVIISGDRICAAGCLFPLSQKEELSKMLGTRHRAAIGITEETDAIVIVVSEETGAVSIAYNGRLRRGLNAEKLHRVLSSMLRRERTGLARFREKIQTGEAMLSDTVLMTLNEEQDEE, from the coding sequence ATGCAGGAATGGAAAGAAGCCTTTGAAGTACCGAATACGCTGGGATGGATCGAGATATTCATCCTGGCCGGCTTGCTTTATTTCGTTTTCCGGCTCTTCCAGGGGACGCGCGGCGCGTCCATCCTTTCGGGGCTGATTGTGCTGTTTGGCATCCTTTCGGCCGTCACCAGCCTCAGCCACCTCGATGTGCTCAACTGGATCCTCTCCAAGCTGATGCTCTATATTACGCTGGCCATCATGGTGATTTTCCAGCCCGAGATCCGGCGGGTGCTCGCGCGCCTGGGCCGCCAACCCTGGCGCAACAATGGAATGGCCTCGCAGAAAAGCCTGGTTGAACCCATCCTGCAGACGGTGAAGCTGCTCTCGAAACGCAAGATCGGCGCCCTGATTGCCATCGAGCGCGAGATTGGAACGCGCGCCATACAGGATACGGGCACCCGGATGAACAGCGCCGTCAGCTCGGAGCTGCTGGCCACGATCTTTTTCCCGCACACCCCGCTGCATGATGGCGGCGTGATTATCTCGGGCGACCGCATTTGCGCCGCCGGGTGCCTTTTCCCGCTTTCGCAGAAAGAGGAGCTGAGCAAGATGCTCGGCACACGCCACCGCGCCGCAATCGGCATTACCGAAGAGACCGACGCCATCGTGATCGTGGTATCGGAGGAGACCGGTGCGGTTTCGATTGCCTACAACGGCCGCCTGCGCCGCGGGCTCAATGCGGAAAAGCTCCACCGGGTCTTGTCGTCGATGCTGCGCCGCGAGCGAACCGGGCTGGCCCGCTTCCGCGAAAAGATACAAACCGGCGAAGCCATGCTCTCCGACACCGTTTTAATGACCCTCAACGAGGAGCAGGATGAAGAATAG
- the folP gene encoding dihydropteroate synthase — translation MTPRRIHTWPCKGRTLVLGERTLVMGILNVTPDSFSDGGVFSDPGKAVERALEMVAQGADLIDIGGESTRPGAEPVPVSEEIERTVPIIGKIREHSDIPISIDTMKSAVARLALEAGADIINDVSALEHDAGMAGVAAESGAGVVLMHKQGSPQTMQDNPTYGDVVGEVRNYLKARLDFAEQEGIGRNRMVIDPGIGFGKTFAHNLALLRGLPQLAECGCPILVGASRKRFIGEILARDTPAARMAGSLGVAAWAAARGAHILRVHDVIETCDVCRIADTLSAGD, via the coding sequence ATGACACCAAGGAGAATCCATACCTGGCCGTGCAAGGGACGGACGCTGGTGCTTGGCGAGCGGACGCTGGTGATGGGTATTTTGAATGTCACGCCGGATTCGTTTTCCGATGGCGGCGTCTTTTCCGATCCGGGCAAGGCGGTCGAGCGCGCGCTGGAAATGGTTGCGCAGGGGGCGGACCTCATCGACATCGGCGGCGAGTCGACCCGCCCGGGCGCCGAGCCGGTTCCGGTTTCCGAAGAGATTGAGCGCACCGTTCCCATCATCGGGAAAATCCGCGAGCATTCCGACATCCCGATTTCGATCGATACGATGAAATCAGCTGTTGCGCGCCTCGCCCTGGAGGCCGGTGCGGATATCATCAACGATGTTTCCGCGCTCGAACACGATGCCGGCATGGCGGGGGTTGCGGCGGAATCCGGAGCAGGTGTGGTGCTGATGCACAAGCAGGGTTCGCCGCAGACCATGCAGGACAATCCGACCTATGGCGATGTCGTCGGGGAAGTCCGCAACTATCTGAAGGCCCGCCTGGACTTCGCGGAGCAAGAAGGGATCGGCCGCAACCGCATGGTGATCGACCCGGGCATCGGCTTCGGGAAAACCTTCGCCCACAACCTGGCGCTGCTGCGCGGCCTGCCGCAACTGGCGGAGTGCGGATGCCCGATCCTGGTCGGGGCTTCGCGCAAACGGTTCATCGGCGAGATCCTCGCCCGGGACACCCCGGCGGCGCGGATGGCGGGCAGCCTGGGGGTTGCGGCCTGGGCGGCGGCCCGGGGGGCCCACATTTTGCGGGTGCACGACGTAATCGAAACTTGCGATGTTTGCCGGATCGCGGATACACTTTCTGCCGGTGATTAG
- a CDS encoding MBL fold metallo-hydrolase, with protein MIGCTCGVCTSTQPENKRRRCSLYVVTEGQHLVFDTPPDFRDQVLSFGVERVDAVFLTHAHADHVFGFDDVRRFSALQESHIPVHGSEETIRLMRKKFDYVDQGYNFESVPRVRFTEQTDAVAVGGATVTPLPVSHGKDTIYGFLIEGDGRRIGYIPDCNGIPQTTYALLTDMDAMILDGLRPKEHPTHFNIEQCVESLARIGAKKSFITHLTHNSEHHALQARLGEAVTVPWDGLRVML; from the coding sequence ATGATTGGATGCACGTGCGGCGTATGCACCTCCACCCAACCGGAAAACAAACGGCGGCGCTGCAGCCTCTATGTCGTGACCGAAGGCCAACACCTCGTCTTCGACACCCCGCCCGACTTCCGCGACCAGGTCTTGAGCTTCGGCGTTGAACGCGTCGATGCCGTGTTCCTGACCCACGCGCACGCCGACCATGTCTTCGGCTTCGACGATGTCCGCCGCTTCAGCGCCCTGCAGGAAAGCCATATCCCCGTCCATGGCTCGGAAGAAACCATCCGGCTCATGCGCAAGAAGTTCGACTATGTCGACCAAGGCTATAATTTCGAAAGCGTGCCGCGCGTCCGGTTCACCGAACAAACCGACGCGGTTGCGGTGGGCGGGGCAACCGTTACCCCCCTGCCCGTCTCGCACGGCAAGGACACCATTTACGGCTTCCTGATCGAAGGAGACGGCAGGCGCATCGGCTATATTCCAGACTGCAACGGCATTCCCCAGACGACGTACGCGTTGCTGACCGATATGGACGCCATGATCCTCGACGGCCTGCGCCCGAAGGAACACCCCACCCACTTCAACATTGAACAATGCGTTGAAAGCCTCGCCCGGATCGGCGCAAAAAAATCCTTCATCACCCACCTCACCCACAACTCCGAACACCACGCCCTCCAAGCCCGGCTCGGAGAAGCCGTAACCGTGCCTTGGGATGGGTTGCGAGTCATGCTATGA
- a CDS encoding acetyltransferase has product MFLKHVPTGDLVEVIDLPDVINPGSPTIRARAHTGEIIQRPENFLKSELAFPSGEALPLCWSDAHYYEHAAA; this is encoded by the coding sequence ATGTTCCTCAAACATGTACCAACGGGAGACCTGGTCGAGGTGATCGACCTGCCGGATGTCATCAACCCCGGATCGCCGACGATCCGGGCGCGCGCCCACACAGGCGAAATCATCCAGCGCCCTGAAAACTTCCTGAAGTCGGAACTGGCGTTCCCCTCGGGAGAGGCATTGCCGCTATGCTGGAGCGATGCCCACTACTACGAACACGCCGCCGCATAG
- a CDS encoding ArsR/SmtB family transcription factor, which yields MTGQEKNLFTAKANVLKALAHPTRLWMAEQLEQGEMCVCEFVDKIDADFSTISKHLSVLKQAGIVADDKRGKQVYYTLKVPCVMNFMHCVEEVLANNAKTQAELLK from the coding sequence ATGACCGGGCAGGAAAAAAATCTTTTTACGGCGAAGGCGAATGTGCTCAAGGCACTGGCCCATCCGACGCGGCTGTGGATGGCGGAGCAGCTCGAACAGGGCGAAATGTGCGTCTGCGAGTTTGTCGATAAGATCGATGCCGACTTTTCGACGATCTCCAAGCACCTTTCCGTTCTCAAGCAGGCCGGTATTGTCGCGGACGACAAACGTGGCAAGCAGGTCTACTACACCCTGAAGGTGCCCTGTGTGATGAACTTCATGCATTGCGTGGAGGAAGTGCTTGCCAACAACGCGAAAACGCAGGCGGAGCTGCTGAAATAG
- a CDS encoding permease, producing the protein MFNWLDNLMTLLVENGFHLSRETHVGESVHFFFYDTVKILILLSVMIFLISYLRTFFQPQKTKALLEKIHGPKAHVAASLMGIITPFCSCSSVPIFIGFIEAGIPLGVTFSFLVTSPIVNEAAFAVLWAAFGWKVAFTYAGMGVVIGVVSGMIIGRFKPEGHLEEEVFNGEGFNKTKPDMTQKERLAYAGEHVREIIKKVWIYLLVGIAIGAAIHGWAPEEILAKYAGSDNPLSVVIAVLCGVPLYANALGTIPIAEALIGKGVGLGTALAFMMAVTALSVPEMVLLRKVMKPRLIAIFVATASIGILIVGWMFNLLF; encoded by the coding sequence ATGTTCAATTGGCTAGACAACCTAATGACGCTGCTGGTGGAGAACGGTTTCCACCTTTCGCGCGAAACCCATGTGGGCGAGAGCGTCCATTTCTTTTTCTACGACACGGTCAAAATCCTGATCCTGCTCTCGGTCATGATCTTCTTGATCTCCTACCTGCGCACGTTTTTCCAGCCGCAGAAAACCAAGGCGCTGCTCGAAAAGATCCACGGGCCGAAGGCGCACGTGGCCGCATCGCTGATGGGGATCATCACGCCGTTTTGTTCCTGCTCGTCGGTGCCGATCTTCATCGGCTTCATCGAGGCGGGCATTCCGTTGGGGGTCACCTTTTCCTTTCTGGTCACCTCGCCGATCGTGAACGAGGCGGCCTTCGCCGTGCTATGGGCGGCCTTCGGCTGGAAGGTGGCCTTCACCTATGCCGGAATGGGCGTGGTGATTGGCGTGGTCAGCGGCATGATCATTGGTCGCTTCAAACCCGAAGGGCATCTGGAGGAGGAGGTGTTCAACGGAGAGGGCTTCAACAAGACCAAACCCGACATGACCCAGAAAGAACGACTCGCCTACGCCGGTGAACACGTACGGGAAATTATCAAGAAGGTTTGGATCTACCTGCTCGTCGGCATCGCCATCGGCGCGGCCATCCACGGGTGGGCGCCGGAGGAAATCCTGGCCAAATATGCGGGGAGCGACAATCCGCTCAGCGTCGTGATCGCCGTGCTCTGCGGCGTGCCGCTCTATGCCAATGCGCTGGGGACTATACCGATCGCCGAGGCGCTCATTGGAAAAGGCGTCGGGCTCGGAACCGCACTCGCTTTCATGATGGCCGTCACGGCGCTCTCCGTCCCGGAAATGGTGCTCTTGCGCAAGGTGATGAAGCCGCGCCTGATCGCCATCTTCGTGGCGACGGCGTCGATCGGGATCCTGATCGTCGGGTGGATGTTCAATCTGTTGTTTTAA
- a CDS encoding putative zinc-binding protein has protein sequence MSANEKVCHGGPKLVFACSGAADVGALADQAARKMNRDGTGSMFCMGGIGGRVEPIMKKTETAEKILAIDGCPLNCVKATLESAGFDEFEHLLVTEQGFEKGKTQINDATIAKVAEAGATLLA, from the coding sequence ATGAGTGCGAATGAAAAGGTATGCCACGGCGGCCCGAAACTGGTGTTCGCCTGCTCGGGCGCCGCGGATGTCGGCGCCTTGGCCGACCAGGCCGCGCGGAAAATGAACCGCGATGGAACCGGAAGCATGTTCTGCATGGGCGGCATCGGCGGGCGCGTCGAGCCGATCATGAAAAAAACCGAAACCGCCGAGAAAATCCTGGCGATCGATGGATGCCCGCTCAATTGCGTTAAGGCCACGCTGGAATCGGCGGGGTTTGACGAGTTCGAGCACCTATTGGTCACGGAACAGGGCTTCGAAAAAGGAAAAACGCAAATCAACGACGCAACCATTGCCAAGGTGGCTGAAGCAGGGGCGACTTTGCTTGCATGA
- a CDS encoding thioredoxin family protein — protein sequence MKKNIITVLVLAIAVVAVVEIKNRKKAYAPDSSCPDGMCFLPFPEEKMRPGSAREEPMAQQPLPRLLDLGAGKCVPCKTMAPILDEMKETFAGQLDVVFIDVWENEGVGGKYGIRMIPTQIFFDAEGKELFRHEGFYAREDMLAKWKELGYAFDEPQNIEQATSNVEGED from the coding sequence ATGAAGAAAAACATCATAACGGTTTTAGTGTTGGCCATCGCGGTGGTGGCCGTGGTGGAAATAAAAAACCGGAAAAAGGCGTACGCGCCGGACAGCAGCTGCCCGGATGGCATGTGCTTTCTCCCCTTTCCCGAAGAAAAAATGAGGCCCGGTTCCGCTAGGGAAGAACCCATGGCACAACAACCGTTGCCCCGTCTGCTCGACCTTGGCGCCGGCAAATGCGTTCCCTGCAAGACCATGGCGCCGATCCTCGACGAAATGAAGGAAACCTTCGCCGGCCAGCTCGATGTGGTCTTCATCGATGTCTGGGAAAACGAGGGCGTGGGTGGGAAATATGGCATCCGGATGATCCCCACCCAGATCTTCTTCGACGCCGAAGGCAAGGAACTCTTCCGCCACGAGGGCTTCTATGCCCGCGAAGACATGCTCGCGAAATGGAAGGAACTAGGCTACGCCTTCGACGAACCGCAGAACATCGAACAAGCAACTTCGAACGTCGAAGGTGAGGATTGA
- a CDS encoding cytochrome c biogenesis CcdA family protein has product MEALFSSLTRAVEGTPAIALGTALVWGILSILLSPCHLASIPLIVGFIDDQGKTTTGRALWTSTLFATGILVTIAVIGIATALAGRMLGDLGAYANYFVALIFFYVGLGLLGVVPLSWNKPEHVGEKRKGFFAAFMLGLIFGIALGPCSFAYMAPMLGIAFKLGAEQPIYAGSLLLMYGLGHCGVIAIAGVSAGWVQKYKDWNQESRGAFRLKKICGILVILGGLYLIYTAP; this is encoded by the coding sequence ATGGAAGCGTTGTTCTCCAGCTTGACCCGGGCGGTTGAGGGTACGCCTGCAATCGCTTTGGGCACCGCGCTGGTGTGGGGCATTTTAAGTATTTTACTCAGCCCGTGCCACCTCGCGAGCATACCGCTCATTGTCGGCTTCATCGACGACCAGGGAAAGACCACCACAGGCCGGGCGCTATGGACGTCCACCCTGTTTGCCACGGGCATCCTGGTCACGATTGCGGTCATTGGAATCGCCACCGCCCTGGCAGGCCGCATGCTGGGCGACCTCGGCGCGTATGCGAATTATTTCGTCGCGCTCATCTTTTTCTACGTTGGCCTGGGATTGCTGGGCGTTGTCCCCTTAAGCTGGAACAAGCCGGAGCATGTGGGTGAAAAACGCAAGGGATTCTTCGCCGCGTTCATGCTCGGGCTCATCTTTGGCATTGCGCTCGGCCCATGCTCGTTTGCCTATATGGCGCCCATGCTGGGCATTGCCTTCAAGCTCGGCGCCGAGCAACCCATCTATGCCGGCAGCCTGCTGCTGATGTATGGCCTCGGCCATTGCGGGGTCATCGCCATCGCCGGGGTGTCGGCGGGATGGGTGCAGAAATACAAGGATTGGAACCAGGAGTCGCGCGGGGCGTTCCGCCTAAAGAAAATCTGCGGCATCCTCGTCATCCTCGGTGGCCTCTACCTGATCTATACGGCACCCTAG
- a CDS encoding ArsR/SmtB family transcription factor — METTLDILKAVSDKNRLRVVAALSRYDELCACQITELLEVSGATVSRHLGILQKAGLLDSRKDGRWVYFKLARPTGTDPFFQWLETTFAGSSELRADLEALEKIVGITREDLCRQQRGEACCPK; from the coding sequence ATGGAAACGACATTGGACATCCTGAAGGCGGTTTCGGACAAAAACCGGTTGCGCGTGGTCGCCGCGCTGAGCCGCTATGACGAGTTGTGCGCCTGCCAGATTACGGAATTGTTGGAAGTCAGCGGGGCGACGGTGTCGCGCCATTTAGGCATTCTTCAGAAAGCCGGATTGCTCGACAGCCGCAAGGATGGGCGCTGGGTCTATTTTAAATTGGCCAGGCCGACTGGCACCGATCCGTTCTTCCAATGGTTGGAAACAACCTTCGCCGGTTCCTCCGAGCTAAGGGCGGATTTAGAAGCGTTGGAAAAAATTGTTGGAATCACCAGGGAAGACCTCTGCCGCCAGCAGCGCGGCGAAGCATGCTGCCCGAAATAG
- the arsB gene encoding ACR3 family arsenite efflux transporter encodes MSENKDTGISFFEKYLTVWVALCMVGGILIGKFLPAIPAFLGTLEYANVSIPVAVLIWIMIYPMMMKVDFKSVKHVGENPQGLFVTWVVNWLIKPFTMFGIAWLFFYVIFKNLIPADLAKDYLAGAVLLGAAPCTAMVFVWSHLTKGNPAYTVVQVATNDLIILIAFVPIVKFLLGVSDVFVPWDTLFLSVVLFVVVPLTAGALTRGHMLKTKGKDYFEKTFLPKFGNITIIGLLLTLVIIFSFQGNVIMENPVHIGLIAVPLILQTVLIFFIAYLGAKALKLPHNVAAPAGMIGASNFFELAVAVAIALFGTTSPVALATIVGVLVEVPVMLMLVGFANRTTHWFRN; translated from the coding sequence ATGAGCGAAAACAAAGACACGGGAATCAGTTTTTTCGAGAAATATTTGACGGTGTGGGTGGCGCTTTGCATGGTGGGCGGCATTCTGATCGGGAAGTTTCTTCCGGCCATCCCGGCGTTTCTCGGAACCCTCGAATATGCCAACGTTTCGATCCCGGTGGCGGTGCTGATCTGGATCATGATCTATCCGATGATGATGAAGGTCGACTTCAAGAGCGTGAAGCATGTGGGGGAAAATCCGCAGGGATTGTTTGTCACCTGGGTCGTCAACTGGCTGATCAAGCCGTTCACCATGTTCGGCATCGCGTGGTTGTTCTTCTACGTCATCTTTAAAAACCTGATTCCGGCGGATCTGGCGAAGGACTATCTCGCCGGTGCCGTGCTGCTCGGTGCGGCGCCCTGCACGGCGATGGTCTTCGTCTGGAGTCATCTCACCAAGGGCAATCCGGCCTACACCGTGGTGCAGGTGGCCACCAACGACCTCATCATCCTGATCGCCTTCGTGCCGATCGTGAAATTCCTGCTCGGCGTCAGCGATGTGTTTGTCCCGTGGGATACGCTCTTCCTCTCCGTTGTTCTTTTCGTTGTCGTTCCGCTCACCGCCGGCGCACTGACCCGCGGGCATATGCTCAAGACGAAAGGGAAGGACTACTTTGAAAAGACGTTTCTGCCGAAGTTCGGCAACATCACGATCATCGGCCTGCTGCTGACGCTGGTGATCATCTTTTCCTTCCAGGGCAACGTGATCATGGAGAACCCGGTGCATATCGGGCTGATCGCTGTCCCGCTGATTCTGCAGACCGTGCTGATCTTTTTCATCGCCTATCTCGGCGCGAAGGCGCTCAAGCTTCCGCACAACGTCGCCGCGCCCGCCGGAATGATCGGCGCCTCCAACTTTTTTGAACTTGCCGTGGCCGTCGCCATCGCGCTCTTCGGTACCACCTCGCCCGTCGCGCTTGCCACCATTGTCGGCGTGCTGGTCGAAGTGCCCGTCATGCTGATGCTCGTCGGCTTCGCCAACCGCACCACCCATTGGTTCAGGAATTAG
- a CDS encoding arsenate reductase ArsC, with product MSEKINLLYLCTGNSCRSQMAEGWTRALKGDQIEVYSAGIETHGLNPNAVKVMAEAGVDITGQRSQHIDEFKDTKIDYVITVCAHAHETCPFFPGNAKVLHVGFDDPPKLSPPDASEEVKLDGFRRVRDEIKAFVETLPESLGE from the coding sequence ATGAGCGAAAAAATCAACCTGTTGTATCTCTGCACCGGCAACTCCTGCCGCAGCCAGATGGCCGAAGGCTGGACGCGCGCACTCAAGGGCGACCAAATCGAAGTCTATTCCGCCGGCATCGAAACCCACGGGCTCAACCCGAATGCGGTGAAGGTCATGGCCGAAGCGGGTGTTGATATCACGGGTCAAAGGTCGCAGCACATTGATGAGTTTAAAGACACTAAGATCGACTATGTCATCACCGTCTGCGCCCATGCGCATGAAACCTGCCCCTTCTTCCCGGGCAATGCCAAAGTGCTTCACGTCGGCTTCGACGATCCGCCGAAGCTTTCCCCGCCTGATGCGTCCGAAGAGGTGAAGCTCGATGGGTTCCGCCGCGTCCGCGACGAAATCAAAGCCTTCGTCGAAACCCTCCCTGAATCATTGGGCGAATAG
- the arsD gene encoding arsenite efflux transporter metallochaperone ArsD, with product MKTLKIYDPAMCCSSGVCGPDVDTELVQLAGFLKNLDEAAVTVERYNLSQQPAAYTSGIIAETLKEKGTAALPLVLVDDEVVSTGSYPDLATLACLLGTSGVSLDVPDCSGCSGCC from the coding sequence ATGAAAACACTGAAGATCTATGATCCCGCCATGTGCTGTTCGTCGGGCGTGTGCGGCCCGGATGTCGATACCGAGCTGGTGCAGCTGGCCGGCTTCCTGAAAAACCTGGACGAAGCCGCAGTGACGGTCGAGCGCTACAACCTGTCGCAGCAGCCCGCCGCCTACACCTCGGGAATCATTGCCGAGACCCTCAAGGAAAAGGGCACCGCCGCCCTGCCGCTGGTCCTTGTTGATGACGAGGTGGTCAGCACGGGCTCCTATCCCGATCTTGCAACCCTCGCCTGCCTGCTCGGAACCTCCGGGGTTTCCCTCGACGTCCCCGACTGTTCCGGTTGTTCGGGCTGCTGCTGA